A window of Aeromicrobium duanguangcaii genomic DNA:
GGGCAAGCCGCTGCTCGTCGAGGGGCCCGCGGGCGTGGGCAAGACCGAGCTGTCGCGCGCCATCGCCCAGGCCTGCAAGGCCGAGCTGGTGCGGCTGCAGTGCTACGAGGGCGTCGACGAGTCCCGCGCGATCTACGAGTGGAACCACGCGAAGCAGCTGCTGCGGATCTCGGCCGGCCAGGACGAGACCTGGAGCGAGGCGAAGTCGGACATCTTCTCCGAGGAGTTCCTGCTCCCCCGCCCGCTGCTCTCGGCGATCCGCAACGATGGCCCGACCGTGCTGCTCATCGACGAGACGGACAAGGCCGACGTCGAGATCGAGGGCCTCTTGCTCGAGGTGCTCGGCGACTTCCAGATCACGATCCCCGAACTGGGCACCGTGACCGCCACGCAGCGTCCCTTCGTCGTGCTGACGTCGAACGCGACCCGAGAGCTGTCCGAGGCGCTGCGCCGCCGCTGCCTGTTCCTGCACATCGAGTTCCCCGACGCCGAGCTCGAGCGCGACATCGTCACCATGAAGGTTCCGGACCTCGACCAGGCGCTCGTCGACTCGGTGATCCGCGTGGTCAACGCCCTGCGCGCCATGCCGTTGCGCAAGGCGCCCTCGGTCTCCGAGACGCTCGACTGGGCCCGCACCCTGGTGGCGCTGGGTGCCGACGCGCTCACCTCCGAGGTCGTCTCCGAGAGCCTCGGCGTCGTGCTGAAGCACCAGGACGACATCGACAAGGCGCGCACGAAGCTGGATCTGGACGCCGTCCTGTCATGACGTCCCAGGTCGCGACCCGGCTGGTCGAGTTCGTCGAGGCGCTGCGCACCAAGGGCGTCAACGCCGGCCCGAGCGAGACGATCGACGCCGCGGACGTGATGCGGGTCCTGGGCCTCGACGACCGCGAACTGCTGCGCGAGGGCCTGGCCGCGGCGCTCGTGCGCCGGGGCGGCCAGCGCGACGTGTTCGACCAGACCTTCGACCTCTTCTTCCCTGTCGGCGTCGGTCGCCCCGAGGCGGCCCGCGACGCGGGCGAGGACATGGACGTCCAGCAGATCCGCGAGCTGCTGCTCATGGCGCTGATGGACCGCGACCCCCGGACTCTGGCGCAGATCGCCGAGATCGCCGTGGATGTCCTGGGCGAGGTCGGACAGCCCGGCTCCGAGACCGCCGGCTGGTCCGCCTACCAGACCATCGACCGGCTCCAGCCCCAGACGCTGATCGCCGCGGCGATGGCGATGCGACCCGGCGGCGGCAGCGGCCAGGGTGGTCAGGGGCTCGGCACCCAGTTCACCGACCGGCTGGCCCGCGACGAGGTGCGTCAGGGCGTCGAGGCGTTCCGCGAGATGGTCCAGGCCGAGGCGCGCCGCCGTTCGGCCGAGCTGCGCGGACGTGAGCTCGTGACCCGCCATGCCGTGCGCGCGTCACGCGAGCACGTCGACTTCCTCAGCGCGAACCGCCAGCAACTGGAGGAGCTGCGCCGCTCGGTCAAGCCGCTGGCCCGCGTGCTGGCCACCCGGCTGTCGGCCCGCCGCCGGCGCCGGCGCCGCGGCAAGATCGACATGCGCCGCACGTTGCGGCGCGCCATGGGCACCGGCGGTGTGCCGATGCGGCCGGTGTACGAGAAGCCGCGGCCGAATCGTCCCGAGCTCGTCCTGCTGTGCGACGTCTCGGGCTCCGTGGCCGGGTTCTCCAACTTCACGATGCTTCTCACCCAGGCGCTGAGCGCCCAGTTCAGCAAGGTGCGGGTCTTCGCGTTCGTCAACGCGATGGCCGAGGTCACCGACATCGTGCGCGACGGCGCCGTCTCGGGCGGCGGCGACATCGAGACGCGCATCCGCGCCGAGGCCAGGATCACGAAGTGGCACACCAGCAGCGACTACGGCGAGGCGCTGCTGGACTTCCGCGAGTTCTTCCTCGACGCCGTGGGGCCGCGGACCGCGGTGCTGATCCTCGGCGATGCCCGCAACAACAACCAGAACCCGCGCTTCGACGCGCTGCACGAGATCGCGATGCGCTCGCGGCGGACCTACTGGCTCAACCCCGAGCACCACACGCGGTGGGGC
This region includes:
- a CDS encoding VWA domain-containing protein, producing MTSQVATRLVEFVEALRTKGVNAGPSETIDAADVMRVLGLDDRELLREGLAAALVRRGGQRDVFDQTFDLFFPVGVGRPEAARDAGEDMDVQQIRELLLMALMDRDPRTLAQIAEIAVDVLGEVGQPGSETAGWSAYQTIDRLQPQTLIAAAMAMRPGGGSGQGGQGLGTQFTDRLARDEVRQGVEAFREMVQAEARRRSAELRGRELVTRHAVRASREHVDFLSANRQQLEELRRSVKPLARVLATRLSARRRRRRRGKIDMRRTLRRAMGTGGVPMRPVYEKPRPNRPELVLLCDVSGSVAGFSNFTMLLTQALSAQFSKVRVFAFVNAMAEVTDIVRDGAVSGGGDIETRIRAEARITKWHTSSDYGEALLDFREFFLDAVGPRTAVLILGDARNNNQNPRFDALHEIAMRSRRTYWLNPEHHTRWGLGDSEALAYAEIVPMYECANVDQLTHFVTRLLPV
- a CDS encoding AAA family ATPase, translated to MFNKGTMPFTSVADVKARLATAGYLASDAVATTVFLASELGKPLLVEGPAGVGKTELSRAIAQACKAELVRLQCYEGVDESRAIYEWNHAKQLLRISAGQDETWSEAKSDIFSEEFLLPRPLLSAIRNDGPTVLLIDETDKADVEIEGLLLEVLGDFQITIPELGTVTATQRPFVVLTSNATRELSEALRRRCLFLHIEFPDAELERDIVTMKVPDLDQALVDSVIRVVNALRAMPLRKAPSVSETLDWARTLVALGADALTSEVVSESLGVVLKHQDDIDKARTKLDLDAVLS